A part of Synechococcus sp. KORDI-49 genomic DNA contains:
- a CDS encoding polyribonucleotide nucleotidyltransferase: MQGQTQSISFDGREIRLTTGRFAPQAGGSVLVECGDTAVLVTATRSTGREGIDFLPLICDYEERLYAAGRIPGSYMRREGRPPERATLIARLIDRPMRPLFPSWLRDDLQVVATCLSLDERVPADVLAVTGASIATLLAGIPFNGPMAAVRVGLLGDDFVLNPSYREIERGDLDLIVAGTPDGVVMVEAGANQLPEGDVIEAIDFGYEAICELIKAQQGLLKDLGIEQVKPEAPEEDTTVPAYLKKQCTKAISEVLKKFEQTKEERDQALDAVKAEVTEAIAALKEDDAVRKAVATSSKLLPNSFKALTKALMREQILKDGKRVDGRTLDQVRTISAMAGVLPRRVHGSGLFQRGLTQVLSTATLGTPSDAQEMDDLHPNTEKLYLHHYNFPPYSVGETRPMRSPGRREIGHGALAERAIIPVLPAKDTFPYVVRVVSEVLSSNGSTSMGSVCGSTLSLMDAGVPLKAPVSGAAMGLIKEGDEVRILTDIQGIEDFLGDMDFKVAGTEKGITALQMDMKITGLAVKTIAEAVNQARPARLHILEKMLEAIDTPREGLSPHAPRLLSFRIDPELIGTVIGPGGRTIKGITERTNTKIDIEDSGIVTIASHDGAAAEEAQKIIEGLTRKVNEGEVFHGSITRIIPIGAFVEILPGKEGMIHISQLSEARVEKVEDVVKVGDEVTVRVREIDNRGRINLTLRGVPQNGEGGEPEPVPTPVAPLV; the protein is encoded by the coding sequence GTGCAAGGACAAACCCAGTCGATCTCATTTGACGGACGTGAGATACGACTGACCACCGGACGATTCGCGCCGCAAGCAGGCGGATCAGTTCTTGTCGAGTGCGGAGACACCGCCGTACTCGTCACCGCCACACGCTCCACAGGCCGCGAAGGAATCGACTTCCTTCCCCTCATCTGCGACTACGAGGAACGTCTCTACGCAGCGGGGCGCATCCCAGGCAGCTACATGCGCCGGGAAGGTCGGCCCCCTGAACGAGCCACCCTGATCGCCCGACTGATCGACCGGCCGATGCGGCCGCTGTTCCCATCCTGGCTGCGGGACGACCTCCAGGTGGTGGCCACCTGTCTGTCCCTGGACGAACGTGTTCCTGCCGATGTGCTGGCCGTGACGGGCGCATCGATCGCGACGCTGCTCGCCGGGATTCCCTTCAACGGTCCGATGGCGGCTGTCCGCGTCGGCCTGCTGGGGGATGACTTCGTGCTGAACCCCAGCTATCGGGAAATCGAACGTGGCGATCTCGACCTCATCGTTGCCGGAACTCCCGACGGTGTGGTGATGGTGGAAGCCGGAGCGAATCAGCTGCCGGAAGGGGATGTGATCGAGGCGATCGACTTCGGCTACGAAGCGATCTGCGAACTGATCAAGGCACAGCAGGGCCTGCTGAAGGATCTCGGCATCGAACAGGTGAAACCGGAGGCTCCGGAGGAGGACACGACGGTGCCCGCCTACCTGAAGAAGCAGTGCACCAAAGCCATCAGTGAGGTGCTCAAGAAGTTTGAGCAGACCAAGGAGGAGCGGGATCAGGCGCTCGATGCCGTGAAAGCAGAGGTCACGGAAGCGATCGCAGCGCTGAAAGAAGACGATGCCGTCCGCAAGGCAGTGGCCACGAGCTCAAAACTGCTCCCCAACAGCTTCAAGGCGCTCACCAAGGCCCTGATGCGGGAGCAGATCTTGAAGGACGGCAAGCGCGTGGACGGTCGGACCCTCGATCAGGTGCGCACCATCAGCGCCATGGCAGGGGTTCTGCCACGGCGGGTGCATGGATCAGGCCTCTTCCAGCGTGGCCTCACCCAGGTGCTGTCCACCGCAACTCTCGGCACCCCCAGTGATGCACAGGAGATGGATGACCTCCATCCCAACACCGAGAAGCTGTACCTGCATCACTACAATTTCCCCCCTTACTCCGTCGGTGAGACCCGACCGATGCGTTCCCCCGGCCGACGCGAAATCGGCCACGGCGCCCTGGCGGAACGCGCGATCATCCCCGTGTTACCGGCGAAGGACACCTTCCCTTACGTGGTGCGTGTGGTGAGCGAGGTGCTCAGCTCCAACGGCTCCACCTCCATGGGTTCCGTCTGCGGAAGCACCCTCTCCCTGATGGACGCCGGCGTTCCTCTCAAGGCTCCCGTCAGTGGAGCCGCGATGGGCCTGATCAAGGAGGGAGACGAGGTTCGGATCCTCACGGACATCCAGGGAATCGAGGATTTCCTCGGAGACATGGACTTCAAGGTGGCCGGCACCGAGAAGGGCATCACCGCCCTGCAGATGGACATGAAGATCACGGGTCTGGCCGTGAAGACCATCGCCGAAGCGGTCAACCAGGCACGTCCAGCCCGGCTGCACATCCTCGAGAAGATGCTCGAGGCCATCGATACTCCGAGAGAGGGACTGTCCCCTCACGCTCCCCGTCTGCTCAGCTTCCGCATCGATCCAGAACTGATCGGCACGGTGATCGGCCCAGGCGGCCGCACGATCAAAGGCATCACCGAGCGCACCAACACGAAGATCGACATCGAGGACAGCGGCATCGTCACCATCGCCTCCCACGACGGGGCAGCCGCTGAAGAGGCTCAGAAGATCATCGAAGGGCTGACCCGCAAGGTGAACGAGGGCGAAGTGTTCCATGGTTCGATCACCCGCATCATTCCGATCGGGGCCTTCGTGGAGATTCTTCCTGGCAAGGAAGGCATGATTCACATCTCCCAACTCTCGGAAGCCCGTGTCGAGAAGGTGGAGGATGTGGTGAAGGTGGGCGACGAGGTCACCGTGCGCGTCCGCGAGATCGATAACCGTGGCCGCATCAACCTCACCCTGCGGGGTGTGCCCCAGAACGGGGAAGGAGGGGAGCCGGAGCCGGTGCCGACACCGGTGGCCCCCCTCGT